From the genome of Halobacterium sp. R2-5:
CGAGCACTTCCCGGAGAAAGACGTTCGCCTCGCGGGGACGCCCCGGGAGGAGCGAGAACTCGTGAACGCAGCGCCCGTCGCGACCGGCCTCAGGCTCGACCCGGAGGTGCTCGCGAACGCGGACTCGCTGCGGCTGTTCGCCGCGGCGTCGGCGGGCGTCGACCACCTGCCGCTGGACGAGCTCGCGGAGAGGGGCGTCGCCGTGACGAACGCCTCCGGCGTCCACGCACCGAACATGGCCGAACAGGTGCTCGGGGACGTTCTGGTGTTCGCGCGGAACCTCCACGAGGGGTGGCGCCGGCAGTCGAACAGCGAGTGGCGCCACTTCCGCGGCGGCGAACTCAACGGGAGCACCGTCACCGTCGTCGGGATGGGCCCCATCGGCGAACGCACGCTGGAACTCCTCGCCCCGTTCGACGTCGAACGCGTGGGCGTCCGGTACACGCCCGAGAAGGGCGGGCCGGCCGACGAGGTTCTGGGGTACGACGACGACCTCCACGAGGTGTTCTCGCGGTCGGACTACGTCGTGCTCGCGTGCCCGCTCACCGACACCACGGCGGGCCTCGTCGACGAGCAGGTGTTCCGGACGCTGCCGCCGGACGCCGTCGTCGTGAACGTCGCGCGCGGCGGCGTCGTCGACACGGAGGCGCTCGTCGCGGCGCTGCGCGGGAACAAGATCCGGGGTGCGGCCCTCGACGTCACCGACCCCGAACCGCTACCCGAGGACCACCCGCTCTGGACGCTGGAGAACGCGCTCGTCACGCCGCACAACGCCGGCGGCACCGACGAGTACTGGGAGCGCCACGCCGACATCCTCGCGCGGAACCTCGAACGCGTCGACGAGACCGGCTCGTACGCCGACCTCGAGAACCAGGTGGTCGCGCCCGACGACTGAGGCACCTCGTCACACACTGACACACCACAACCTATTTTTCCGTCGTTCGTGATTCCCCCACCATGGCAAAGTGGACCGAATCACGACCCGACGAGGACTTCTCCCGGGTGCTCGCGCCGGACGGCACGCTGTCCGGGGAGGCGCCCGTCGACGAGGCGACGGCGCTACGGATGTACGAGACGATGAAGCTCTCCCGGCGTTACGACGAGAAGATGCTGAGCCTCCAGCGCCGCGGCGAGATCAGCATCCTCTCGCGGAGCTGGGGCGAGGAGGCGATTCCCGTCGGGAGCGCGGCCGCCCTCGAGGCGGGCGACTGGTGTTTCCCGACGTACCGGCAGACCCCGAGCAAGCTCTACTGGGGCGGCCCGCTCGACCGCGCGGTCGCGGGCCTGATGGGCCACGAGCCCGAGACCATCGAGGAACACCTCCCGCTCGACGAGGCCGACGAGCCGGCGGTGAACTTCTCGCCCATCTACATCCCGCTGGCCGCGAACGTCACGAACGCCGTCGGCTCCGCGATGGCCGACAAGTTCGAGGACGGGAACACGGTGACGCTGTCGTACATCGGCGACGGGTCGACCAGTCAGGGGGACTTCTACGAGGCGCTGAACTTCGCGGGCGTCTTCGACGCGCCCGCGGTCACCATCTGTCACAACAACCAGTGGGCCATCTCCGTGCCCTCGCACCGCCAGACCGCCGCGGACACGTTCGCGCAGAAGGCCGAGGCGGCGGGGATGCCCCACGAGCGCGTCGACGGCAACGACGTGTTCGCGGTGTACGCGGCGACCCAGCGCGCCGTCGAGCGCGCTCGGAGCGGCGAGGGACCGACGCTGCTGGAGTGCGTGACCTACCGCGTCGACGACCACAACACCGCCGACGACGCGGGCGCGTACCGCGACGAATCCGAGCAGGAGTTCTGGGCGGAGCGCGACCCGGTCGACCGCCTCGAAGCCTACCTCCGCTCGGAGGACGCCCTCGACGACGAGGCCATCGAGGCCATCGAGGCGGACGCCGACGAGCGCGTCGAGGAAGCGGTCGACCGCGCCCGCGACGTCCCCGAGGACGACCCCGAGCGCATCTTCGACAACCACCTGCAGTCCGAGTCGTGGAACGAGCGCCACCAGCGCGAGGAGCTCCGGGCCGAGCAGCGCGGCGAGAACCCCTTCACGGACTTCACGGGTGATGGGCTGTGAGCGCCGACTACGCCGACGGCGAGACCAGCGAGGTGAACCTCGTGACCGCCGTCCGCGACACGCTCGCCCAGGAGATGCGCCGCGACGAGAACGTCCGCCTGCTGGGCTACGACATGGGTCCCATCGGCGGCGTGTTCCGCGCGACGGAGGACCTCTACGAGGAGTTCGGCGAGGACCGCGTCATCGACACGCCGCTCTCCGAGAACGGGATTCTGGGCGCGGCCGCGGGGATGGCGATGCGCGGCCAGCGCGTCGTCCCCGAGATCCAGTTCCTCGGGTTCTTCTACCCCGCGTTCGGCCAGTTCATGTACACCATCTCGAAGATGCACGAGCGCTCCGGCGGCGCGTTCGAGATGCCACTGACCGTGCGGATTCCGTACGGCGGCGGCATCAAGTCCAGCGAGTACCACTCCGAGTCCACGGAGAGCTTCTTCGTCCACACGCCCGGCGTCCGCGTGGTCTGCCCGAGCACGCCCGCGGAGACGAAGGGCCTGCTCGCCGCGTCCATCCGCAGCGACGACCCGGTGATGTTCCTCGAACCGAAGGCCGTCTACCGCACCGGCACGCAGGAGGTCCCGGAGGCGGAGTACACGCTCCCGCTGGACGAGTCCCGGACGGTCCGTGAGGGCTCGGACGTCACCGTGCTGACGTGGGGCGCGATGGTCCGGCACGCGGAGACGGCGGCAGACCAGGTGGACGCTGACGTCGAGATTCTCGACCTGCGGACGCTGTCGCCGCTGCCCGTCGACGCCGTCCTCGACTCGGTGAAGAAGACGGGGCGCTGCGTCGTCTTCCACGAGGCGCGCCGCACGCTCGGCCTCGGCGCAGAGCTCTCGGCGCTCGTCAACGAGTACGCCATCGACCACCTGAAGGCGCCCATCAAGCGCGCGACGGGCTACGACGTCCACTTCCCGAGCCACCAGACCGAGGAAGCGTACCTGCCGGACGAGCAGCGCGCCGCCCACGCCATCGAGGCCGTCACGTCCTACGAGTACTAGGCCGGCGCCCGCTGTCGGGGCAAGCTATTTTCTCCGCGGCCCGGATGGTGAGGGTATGCCCGAGTACACGTACGAAATCGAACTGGAGCCCCAGTACCGCGACCTCGATCCGAACGGCCACGTGAACCAGGCGGTGTACGCGAGCTACTGCGAGCAGGCGCGCGCGAACTACTGGGCGGACGTCATCGGCCAGCGCCACGACCGCGCGGAGCTCGTGATGGTGCAAAGCGAGATGGAGTTCGCGGCGGAGATCCGCCTCGGGCAGACCGTCACCGTCCGCCAGCGAATCGGCGAGCTCGGGGACACCAGCATCCCCATCGACTACGAGGTGCGCGTGGACGGCGAGCCCGCCGCGACCGGCTCCGTGGTGTTGCTGTCCTACGACCGCGACGCCCGCGAGCCAGCCCCGATTCCCGACGAGTGGCGGACCGCTATCGAGGAACACGAGGGCCACGACGCGTGAGCGGACGGAGAAGGAGGGAAACGGCGGCTACGCCCTGTTGAACCGCTCGGCGATGAACGGCGTGAACAGCGACAGCGCCGCCAGCAGGAGGATCCCCATCGCGAGCGGGCTGGTGTAGAAGATGTCCAGCGAGCCGCCCGAGAGCTGCAGCGACCGCCGGAGGTTGTTCTCCGCGATGGGTCCGAGAATCAACCCCAGCACGATTGGCGCGAGCGGGTAGTCCTCCATGCGCAACACGAACCCGATGATGCCGGCGATGATCATCGTCCAGACGTCGATGACGTTGCCGTTCAGCGCGAACGAGCCGACGACACAGAGCACGATGATGACCGGCCAGAGGTACTCCGGCGGGAAGTTGATGACCCGCACCCAGAGGTGCGCGCCGAGCAGCCCCGCGACGAGGATGACGACGTACACGAGGAAGAACCCGACGAAGATGGAGAACACGAGCCCGGTCTCGTCCTCGAACAGCCCCGGCCCGGGGCGGATGCCGTGGACGAGCAGCGCGCCGATGAGGATGGCGGTCACGGAGTCCCCGGGGATGCCGAGGGTGAGCGTCGGCACGAGCGCGCCGCCCGTGCTCGCGTTGTTCCCCGCTTCGGCGGCGGCGACGCCGCGGACGTTCCCCTCGCCGAACGGCGGCTTCGCCTTGCTCGCCCAGCGCTTGGCCTCGTTGTACGTGACGAACGACGCGATGTCGCCGCCCGCGCCGGGCAGCGCGCCGACGAACGTCCCGATGAGGCTGGAGCTCACCGTGACGTTCCGGATCTCGTTCACGTCGCCGAACGAGGGGACGATGCTAGAGAGCTCCTGCTCGACGGAGATCTCGGAGATCCCCTCGCGGTAGCGGTTGAACGCCTCCGCGAGTCCGAACAGCCCGATCATCACGGCGATGAACTGGATGCCGGAGGTCAGCGCCGGGACGCCGAACGAGAACCGCGGGTAGCCGGTCGTCGGGTCGATGCCGACGGTGGCGATGAGCATCCCGAGCAGCCCGGTTATCATGCCCTTCGTGATGGAGTCGCCGCTGACGTTCGCGATGATGGTGAGCCCGAAGAACGCGAGCGCGAAGTACTCCGGCGACCGGAACTCCAGCGCGAACTGCGCGATCTGCGGGGAGATGAACGTGATGAGGATGATGCTGATTGCGCCGCCGACGAACGACGCGAGCGTCGCGATGCCGATGGCGCGGCCCGCCTGCCCCTGCTGGGACAGCGGGAACCCGTCGAAGATGGTCGCCGCGGCGCTCGGCGTGCCGGGCGTCCGAATCAGGATGGCGGGAATCGACCCCGCGAACAGCGCGCCGCCGTAGATGCCGAGCAGGAGCATCATCCCCTCCGTGGGGTTCATCCCGAACGTGAACGAGACGAGCACGCCGACGGTCATCGTCGCGGTCATCCCGGGAATCGCGCCCATCACGATGCCGATGAACACGCCGAACACGATGAGCGCGAGCGGCAGCGGCTGGAAGACGAGCGCGGCGCCCTCGACGATACCCGCGAAGATGTTCATCGCGGCACCTCCGCGCGGAGGCGCGGCGTCACGCGAGTCCCACCCCGGTGAGTAGCCCGGGTAGCAGCCGGCTGATCGGGAGAATCGCGCTCTCTGGGAGGGGGACGCGCAGGAACTGCACGAAGATGTAGTAGAGCGCGATGGCGACGCCGATGGACACGGGTATCGACGTCCGGAACCCGTCGACGCCCGAGAAGTGCATACTCAGGAGGAGAAAGACGACGGTGCCGGCGAGGAAGCCGAAGTACGGCATCGTGAGCACGTAGCCGACGACGAGCGCGGCGGCGACGGCGACGGTCTTCACGGTCGACCGCGAGATCTCCACCGTGCGCGGTTCACCCTTCCGCGTCGCTTTCACCAACTGGACGAGCGCGAACACCGACATCAGGCCGACGATGACTCGCGGGAAGAACGCGGGCCCGGTCGCGCCGTAGCCGGCGGGGAAGTCCGTCGTGAGGTAGAAGGTGGCGGCGGTCAGCACGAAGACGAGCCCGCTGGCGACCTTGTCGGTATGGCTGAGCTTGAGGGTCATGTGGAGTTCATTGGAAAGATGGGGGAGATTTGCGGCGGTTCGACGGGGTCAGACGTCGACGTTGTCCGTAATCTCGTCGAAGCTCTCGTAGGACTGCTGCATGAAGTCCCCGAACTCCTCGATGTCGCGGTGGACGAGGCCGAAGCCGCTCTCCTGCATCCACGACTGGAAGTCGTCGGACTCGTACACGTCGTAGTAGCCCTCGTACAGCTGGTCGATGACGTCGTCGGGCGTGTCGTTCGGGACGCCGAGGCCGCGCCACGCGCCCATGGTGAAGTCGACGTCCTGCTCCTGGAGCGTCGGGACGTCGGGCATGATGTCGACGCGCTCCTCGCCGAAGACGGCCAGCGTCGTCAGCGGGCCGTC
Proteins encoded in this window:
- a CDS encoding alpha-ketoacid dehydrogenase subunit beta — its product is MSADYADGETSEVNLVTAVRDTLAQEMRRDENVRLLGYDMGPIGGVFRATEDLYEEFGEDRVIDTPLSENGILGAAAGMAMRGQRVVPEIQFLGFFYPAFGQFMYTISKMHERSGGAFEMPLTVRIPYGGGIKSSEYHSESTESFFVHTPGVRVVCPSTPAETKGLLAASIRSDDPVMFLEPKAVYRTGTQEVPEAEYTLPLDESRTVREGSDVTVLTWGAMVRHAETAADQVDADVEILDLRTLSPLPVDAVLDSVKKTGRCVVFHEARRTLGLGAELSALVNEYAIDHLKAPIKRATGYDVHFPSHQTEEAYLPDEQRAAHAIEAVTSYEY
- a CDS encoding D-2-hydroxyacid dehydrogenase, which encodes MPSSNPDVVVLRGTAHGMSSERAARRLREHFPEKDVRLAGTPREERELVNAAPVATGLRLDPEVLANADSLRLFAAASAGVDHLPLDELAERGVAVTNASGVHAPNMAEQVLGDVLVFARNLHEGWRRQSNSEWRHFRGGELNGSTVTVVGMGPIGERTLELLAPFDVERVGVRYTPEKGGPADEVLGYDDDLHEVFSRSDYVVLACPLTDTTAGLVDEQVFRTLPPDAVVVNVARGGVVDTEALVAALRGNKIRGAALDVTDPEPLPEDHPLWTLENALVTPHNAGGTDEYWERHADILARNLERVDETGSYADLENQVVAPDD
- a CDS encoding thioesterase family protein, producing the protein MPEYTYEIELEPQYRDLDPNGHVNQAVYASYCEQARANYWADVIGQRHDRAELVMVQSEMEFAAEIRLGQTVTVRQRIGELGDTSIPIDYEVRVDGEPAATGSVVLLSYDRDAREPAPIPDEWRTAIEEHEGHDA
- a CDS encoding tripartite tricarboxylate transporter permease, which produces MNIFAGIVEGAALVFQPLPLALIVFGVFIGIVMGAIPGMTATMTVGVLVSFTFGMNPTEGMMLLLGIYGGALFAGSIPAILIRTPGTPSAAATIFDGFPLSQQGQAGRAIGIATLASFVGGAISIILITFISPQIAQFALEFRSPEYFALAFFGLTIIANVSGDSITKGMITGLLGMLIATVGIDPTTGYPRFSFGVPALTSGIQFIAVMIGLFGLAEAFNRYREGISEISVEQELSSIVPSFGDVNEIRNVTVSSSLIGTFVGALPGAGGDIASFVTYNEAKRWASKAKPPFGEGNVRGVAAAEAGNNASTGGALVPTLTLGIPGDSVTAILIGALLVHGIRPGPGLFEDETGLVFSIFVGFFLVYVVILVAGLLGAHLWVRVINFPPEYLWPVIIVLCVVGSFALNGNVIDVWTMIIAGIIGFVLRMEDYPLAPIVLGLILGPIAENNLRRSLQLSGGSLDIFYTSPLAMGILLLAALSLFTPFIAERFNRA
- a CDS encoding thiamine pyrophosphate-dependent enzyme translates to MAKWTESRPDEDFSRVLAPDGTLSGEAPVDEATALRMYETMKLSRRYDEKMLSLQRRGEISILSRSWGEEAIPVGSAAALEAGDWCFPTYRQTPSKLYWGGPLDRAVAGLMGHEPETIEEHLPLDEADEPAVNFSPIYIPLAANVTNAVGSAMADKFEDGNTVTLSYIGDGSTSQGDFYEALNFAGVFDAPAVTICHNNQWAISVPSHRQTAADTFAQKAEAAGMPHERVDGNDVFAVYAATQRAVERARSGEGPTLLECVTYRVDDHNTADDAGAYRDESEQEFWAERDPVDRLEAYLRSEDALDDEAIEAIEADADERVEEAVDRARDVPEDDPERIFDNHLQSESWNERHQREELRAEQRGENPFTDFTGDGL
- a CDS encoding tripartite tricarboxylate transporter TctB family protein translates to MTLKLSHTDKVASGLVFVLTAATFYLTTDFPAGYGATGPAFFPRVIVGLMSVFALVQLVKATRKGEPRTVEISRSTVKTVAVAAALVVGYVLTMPYFGFLAGTVVFLLLSMHFSGVDGFRTSIPVSIGVAIALYYIFVQFLRVPLPESAILPISRLLPGLLTGVGLA